A genomic window from Pirellulaceae bacterium includes:
- the dnaB gene encoding replicative DNA helicase, with product MATTDSRKQKWRDGSQRRDQPILDRQPPCDLQAEKAVLGSILLMPDVCDELALLLRADDFYDDAHRKLYHHMMAMVEQQQRLDITLLVNRLKTEDVYEAVGGSAYLAELANSVANAAHAIYYAEIVSQKSTLRGLIDVSTEILREAYDATADHKGLLEKAELQVLNIRQDGNKRSAPSIGELLTVAMERIDARMKGDAASGSIDTHFVGYDHLCGGFHHGELIILAARPSMGKTALALNMAENVALIGRQPVLFVSLEMSGVELADRMLCSVARVNGNKLRTGTISHEDRQRLVRKAMEISNAPLFVDDTPSRTVSEVAAVARRIKQQQKSLGLIVIDYLQLIEPDNPKDPRQEQVAKIARRLKGLARQLKVPLLCLSQLNRQSEEGKDHRPKLSQLRESGAIEQDADVVMFVHREEYYHRGDEALPYAGQAELIISKQRNGPIGEVELTWEKDFTRFSDRAPDRHTEFDNYATFESPGGY from the coding sequence ATGGCAACAACGGATTCTCGCAAGCAGAAGTGGCGCGATGGCTCGCAGCGCCGCGATCAACCCATTCTGGACCGTCAGCCGCCGTGCGATCTGCAAGCGGAAAAGGCGGTGCTGGGCAGTATCTTGCTGATGCCCGACGTGTGTGACGAGTTGGCCTTGCTGCTGCGCGCGGATGATTTCTACGACGACGCCCATCGCAAGCTGTACCACCACATGATGGCGATGGTCGAACAGCAGCAGCGTCTAGACATTACGCTGCTGGTCAATCGACTCAAGACCGAAGATGTTTATGAAGCCGTGGGTGGTAGCGCGTATTTGGCCGAACTGGCCAATAGCGTGGCCAATGCAGCTCATGCGATCTACTACGCTGAAATTGTTAGTCAAAAATCGACGCTGCGAGGCTTGATCGACGTCAGTACAGAAATCCTACGCGAAGCCTATGACGCTACCGCCGATCACAAGGGATTGCTGGAAAAAGCAGAACTTCAGGTATTGAACATTCGCCAGGACGGCAACAAGCGGTCCGCTCCCAGCATCGGCGAACTACTGACGGTGGCCATGGAGCGCATCGATGCCCGCATGAAAGGCGACGCAGCCTCGGGCAGCATCGACACACACTTTGTCGGATACGACCATCTTTGCGGCGGTTTTCATCATGGCGAACTGATTATCTTGGCTGCCCGCCCCAGTATGGGAAAGACGGCCTTGGCACTGAACATGGCGGAAAATGTCGCACTCATCGGACGTCAACCGGTCCTGTTCGTCAGCTTAGAAATGTCCGGTGTTGAATTGGCTGACCGCATGCTGTGCAGCGTTGCGCGCGTCAACGGAAATAAACTTCGCACCGGCACCATTAGCCACGAAGACCGCCAGCGACTGGTTCGCAAGGCCATGGAAATCAGCAATGCACCGCTGTTCGTCGACGATACGCCCAGCCGAACCGTCAGCGAAGTTGCCGCCGTGGCTCGCCGCATCAAGCAGCAACAAAAGTCTTTGGGACTGATCGTGATCGACTATTTGCAATTGATCGAACCAGATAATCCCAAGGACCCGCGGCAGGAACAAGTCGCCAAAATCGCAAGACGACTCAAGGGCCTCGCCCGACAACTCAAAGTGCCGCTGCTGTGCCTATCGCAATTGAACCGACAATCCGAAGAAGGGAAAGACCATCGCCCCAAACTGAGCCAACTGCGTGAGTCAGGTGCCATCGAGCAGGACGCTGACGTGGTAATGTTCGTCCACCGCGAAGAATACTACCATCGTGGCGACGAAGCGTTGCCGTATGCTGGACAAGCCGAGCTGATTATCTCCAAACAGCGTAACGGCCCCATCGGCGAGGTTGAATTGACGTGGGAAAAGGACTTCACACGCTTCAGCGATCGGGCTCCAGATCGCCACACCGAATTCGACAACTACGCCACCTTCGAATCGCCAGGCGGATACTGA